The Shewanella mangrovisoli genome has a window encoding:
- a CDS encoding sensor domain-containing diguanylate cyclase, which yields MRVSALNIAHLKLATFLGLLGLVLNIYPIPLFANVQLILGNAAVVIVAILLGPWYALFTALFTATGLMLAWSSAHVYLVFLLEALWLGFARRRDFPILYASICYWLLLGLPLMGLYLWLITGMPTYHIPFTTVKQAFNGIFYTTLGELCVVALPSLWHLKDKLVNHTRRTMSAQLSYLFILITTISLLTSSLVFNHYFMDKQQVLINQNLNDTGISLGHATETYISTNTRTIASIGKFISVSGLPFEQWQLVLDSVQGLTPSFTTMFIANEDGDIVAGSPLEKLNQVKLLPQKVNVLDRDYFTQAFIHHNTFVSPVFIGRGLGKDIIIIAISAPISKEESKTAIGIVEGSLDLSYFSNIDKQNQHHETQSIILLDEKKNIVYASERLGLQPLTPFNYVTGSTEYRTRLQLMNINQEDTETPEYIYAHHKLKNGWHLYVVEPFIPLLTLAQEQYTKTIVLLLLSMVGAIIIAKAISRLTTTPLALLAQHFSQKKDGSINEEKFEHELLDNSTPKEIYSLYESLEANQQALLSHQLELEDKVKQRTMDLEIANRKLKDMAERDSLTNLYNRRYTEKQFLKIQDLCERGQDAIAVVLLDLDFFKKVNDTYGHLAGDECLRVMAEVLTSHFKRDVDLLCRYGGEEFVLILPMCNTLKVEQHLNGFREKLASVVITNPADQVTFSVTVSIGAIIADAAYSSTLEVWLKQADENLYKAKEQGRNCVVCTLVTV from the coding sequence GCGTGTATCAGCTCTGAATATTGCCCATCTAAAGTTAGCCACCTTTCTCGGCCTACTGGGTTTAGTGCTCAACATCTACCCTATTCCACTTTTTGCCAACGTCCAGCTTATTTTAGGCAACGCGGCGGTGGTGATTGTGGCCATCTTACTCGGGCCTTGGTATGCCCTGTTTACAGCCCTATTTACGGCAACGGGTTTGATGTTGGCTTGGTCCAGTGCCCACGTGTATCTGGTGTTTTTGCTTGAGGCGCTGTGGTTAGGGTTTGCGCGGCGCAGAGACTTCCCCATACTCTACGCCAGCATTTGTTATTGGCTGTTATTAGGCTTGCCATTAATGGGCTTATACCTGTGGCTCATCACGGGGATGCCGACTTACCACATTCCCTTTACCACGGTAAAACAAGCTTTTAATGGCATTTTCTACACTACCTTAGGTGAGCTTTGTGTGGTGGCACTCCCCAGTTTGTGGCACTTAAAAGATAAGCTGGTAAACCATACTCGCCGAACCATGAGTGCGCAGCTTAGCTATCTGTTTATTTTGATTACCACCATCAGCTTACTGACCTCATCCCTCGTGTTTAATCATTATTTTATGGATAAACAACAGGTGTTGATTAATCAAAACCTCAATGACACAGGGATCTCCCTTGGCCACGCCACCGAAACTTATATCAGCACTAACACCCGTACTATTGCCAGCATAGGTAAATTTATCAGCGTATCGGGTTTGCCATTCGAACAATGGCAACTCGTCCTCGATAGTGTTCAAGGGTTAACCCCCAGTTTTACGACTATGTTTATCGCCAATGAAGATGGCGACATAGTGGCGGGCAGTCCACTTGAGAAACTTAACCAAGTTAAGCTGTTACCACAAAAGGTGAATGTGCTGGATAGGGATTACTTTACCCAAGCTTTTATTCACCATAACACCTTTGTCTCGCCGGTATTTATTGGCCGTGGGCTCGGCAAGGACATCATCATCATCGCCATCAGTGCCCCGATCTCTAAAGAAGAGTCTAAAACTGCGATTGGCATTGTTGAGGGCAGTCTCGATTTAAGTTACTTCTCCAATATTGACAAGCAAAATCAACACCATGAGACGCAATCCATTATCTTATTGGATGAGAAGAAAAATATTGTTTACGCCTCGGAAAGACTCGGTCTACAACCCTTAACCCCTTTCAACTATGTCACGGGTAGCACTGAGTATCGCACGCGATTACAGTTGATGAATATCAATCAGGAGGATACTGAAACGCCTGAGTATATTTACGCCCACCATAAACTCAAAAATGGTTGGCATTTGTATGTGGTTGAGCCGTTTATCCCTCTGCTTACCTTAGCCCAAGAGCAATATACTAAGACCATAGTGCTACTGTTACTCAGTATGGTCGGCGCCATTATTATCGCCAAAGCAATCAGCCGTTTAACGACTACTCCCCTCGCCTTACTGGCGCAACATTTTAGCCAAAAGAAAGACGGCAGTATCAATGAGGAAAAGTTTGAACACGAGCTACTCGATAACAGTACGCCAAAGGAAATCTATAGCCTGTACGAGAGCTTAGAAGCCAATCAGCAAGCGCTGCTTAGTCATCAACTCGAGTTAGAAGATAAAGTAAAACAGCGCACTATGGATTTGGAAATCGCTAACCGCAAACTCAAGGATATGGCCGAGCGGGATTCCCTCACCAATTTGTACAATCGGCGTTATACCGAAAAGCAATTCCTGAAAATTCAAGACTTGTGTGAACGGGGCCAAGATGCCATTGCCGTAGTATTACTCGACCTCGACTTCTTTAAAAAAGTGAATGACACCTACGGCCATCTGGCGGGCGATGAATGCCTACGGGTGATGGCGGAAGTGTTAACGAGTCACTTTAAGCGTGATGTCGATTTGCTGTGTCGTTATGGCGGTGAAGAGTTCGTCTTGATATTACCTATGTGTAATACCTTGAAAGTTGAGCAACATCTTAATGGCTTCCGCGAAAAACTCGCCAGCGTGGTGATTACGAACCCAGCCGATCAAGTCACTTTTAGCGTCACAGTCAGCATAGGCGCCATCATTGCCGATGCCGCTTACAGCTCAACGCTTGAAGTTTGGTTAAAACAAGCGGATGAGAACCTGTATAAGGCTAAGGAACAAGGGCGCAACTGCGTGGTTTGCACCCTAGTCACAGTTTAA
- a CDS encoding alpha/beta hydrolase, with protein sequence MKAIIIGSTKHLFFAAFYACLGIAVALLVTGIHFLNARPDLSLWHTTELKNEFRYNTKLDKFSDYIALEDKLFAEVDNKVLKKVSATDASPVNRYVKNSLSDPARWPHNWNRTFEWPKANAPFGVLLLHGMSDSPYAMSNVAAHFKGKAHVLGLRLPGHGTIPSGLTSLYWQDLAAAVNLATAHMKQELKGKPLFVIGFSTGAAVALNHELELINQEKDPDYAGMIFMSPAIGLAPIAAAARWQSWIGRLLDLDKLQWNSIQMEYDPFKYTSFAVNAGDVVYQLALRNQSLLSGLTPAQREHIPDILTFQSVADATVSSAAVVNLLYQVLPEKGHELVLFDMNRTVINSKLMANDPLLALLPASSDSIHYRGTLIENQDSETTQVQAREFGFIPQDNSMPALESLSLHWPAGVYSLSHVALPFNEDDGLYGIKTNEKLHRIQIGAASSRGERGVYSVPAAEMLRQKWNPFFPYMLTRIDQYRAAHMPD encoded by the coding sequence ATGAAAGCCATCATCATAGGCTCAACCAAGCATTTATTTTTCGCGGCATTTTATGCCTGTTTGGGGATCGCCGTCGCCCTGTTGGTGACAGGCATACATTTTCTCAATGCCAGACCCGATCTCTCCCTTTGGCACACTACTGAACTGAAAAACGAGTTTCGCTACAACACTAAATTAGACAAATTCAGTGATTACATCGCCTTAGAAGATAAGTTATTTGCCGAAGTGGACAATAAGGTCCTTAAAAAAGTCTCGGCGACGGATGCTTCACCCGTGAATCGCTACGTTAAAAACAGTCTGTCGGATCCCGCCCGTTGGCCCCATAACTGGAATCGCACCTTCGAGTGGCCTAAGGCCAATGCGCCCTTTGGCGTACTGTTGCTCCATGGTATGTCCGATTCGCCCTATGCCATGTCCAATGTGGCAGCACATTTTAAGGGGAAAGCCCATGTACTTGGCTTAAGACTCCCAGGCCATGGCACCATTCCAAGTGGTTTAACGAGCCTCTACTGGCAGGACTTAGCCGCGGCGGTGAACTTGGCTACGGCGCATATGAAACAAGAGCTTAAAGGTAAACCTCTGTTTGTGATTGGTTTTTCAACGGGCGCCGCGGTAGCGCTAAACCATGAACTTGAGCTTATTAATCAGGAGAAAGATCCCGATTATGCGGGAATGATTTTTATGTCGCCCGCTATTGGGCTTGCACCGATTGCGGCTGCTGCTCGTTGGCAGAGTTGGATTGGCCGTTTACTCGATTTAGATAAATTGCAGTGGAACAGTATTCAGATGGAATACGATCCCTTTAAATACACCTCTTTTGCGGTGAACGCCGGCGATGTGGTCTACCAATTAGCGCTGCGTAATCAAAGTCTATTAAGTGGGTTAACACCTGCACAACGTGAGCATATTCCTGACATATTAACCTTTCAATCCGTTGCAGATGCGACGGTTTCAAGCGCCGCGGTGGTGAACCTGCTTTACCAAGTTTTGCCCGAGAAAGGCCATGAGTTAGTGTTGTTTGATATGAACCGCACTGTGATCAACAGTAAATTGATGGCAAATGATCCGCTGCTCGCGTTATTACCGGCATCCTCCGACTCTATCCATTACCGTGGCACCTTGATTGAAAATCAGGATAGCGAGACGACTCAGGTTCAAGCGCGGGAGTTCGGCTTTATACCTCAAGATAATAGTATGCCAGCGCTGGAAAGCTTATCTTTGCATTGGCCTGCGGGGGTGTATTCTCTGTCCCATGTGGCCTTACCCTTTAATGAAGATGATGGATTATACGGCATTAAAACCAATGAAAAATTACACCGGATCCAAATTGGCGCTGCCTCATCCCGTGGCGAGCGTGGGGTGTATAGCGTGCCTGCCGCGGAAATGTTACGCCAAAAATGGAATCCGTTTTTCCCCTATATGCTGACGCGGATTGACCAATATCGTGCCGCGCATATGCCCGATTAA
- a CDS encoding DUF6942 family protein: protein MHIGPAAATYAFYLPNPPLLPEDWHWEQDNAIAELIALNGNHWRKIFTIMAKFCAPGEDWRDYRDNLLLKQRQMLLIGANTLSPHAKIHIVCGQAAATALGIAADNHITTAPQQRDNKQTTNLQTVQQMAPQLMQDSQAKLQDVTAAMQSQSGHLSCVLLTPYLDYRQYSNALIALTRNHLQAKQS from the coding sequence ATGCATATTGGCCCAGCCGCAGCGACCTATGCGTTTTATCTCCCCAATCCCCCACTCTTACCTGAAGATTGGCATTGGGAGCAAGATAACGCGATAGCAGAACTCATCGCCTTAAATGGCAATCACTGGCGTAAGATCTTCACAATTATGGCAAAATTTTGCGCGCCCGGAGAGGATTGGCGCGATTATCGCGACAACTTATTACTCAAACAGCGGCAAATGCTGCTAATAGGTGCCAATACCCTCTCGCCTCATGCCAAGATTCATATTGTCTGTGGGCAAGCTGCCGCCACGGCATTAGGTATTGCAGCCGATAACCATATCACCACGGCCCCTCAGCAAAGAGACAATAAGCAGACAACTAACCTGCAAACTGTGCAGCAAATGGCCCCGCAATTAATGCAAGACTCACAGGCTAAACTGCAAGACGTCACGGCAGCGATGCAGTCGCAGTCTGGACACTTAAGCTGTGTACTGCTCACGCCTTATTTAGACTATCGCCAATACTCAAACGCTTTGATTGCCCTGACGCGTAACCATCTCCAAGCGAAACAAAGCTAA
- the nadE gene encoding ammonia-dependent NAD(+) synthetase has protein sequence MKAQILTEMKVLKTIDPEFEVQRRVAFIKSKLQAARSKALVLGISGGVDSSTAGRLCQLAVDSLNSEYPDGGYQFIAVRLPYQIQKDEHEAQQACQFIQPTKLVTINVHQGVDGVHQATLTAFVEAGLHSPDAAKVDFIKGNVKARMRMIAQYELAGLVGGLVVGTDHSAENITGFYTKWGDGACDLAPLFGLNKRQVRQVAAYLGAPESLVYKAPTADLEDNQPLLEDEVALGLTYEQIDDFLEGKEVGKDIEEKLINIYKATQHKRQPIPTIYD, from the coding sequence GTGAAAGCGCAGATCTTAACAGAAATGAAGGTACTCAAGACAATCGATCCTGAGTTCGAAGTGCAGCGCCGTGTGGCGTTTATTAAATCTAAACTGCAAGCTGCCCGCAGCAAAGCCTTGGTCCTTGGGATCAGCGGTGGTGTGGATTCGTCGACAGCGGGGCGTTTATGCCAGTTGGCCGTTGATAGCCTCAATAGCGAGTATCCTGACGGCGGTTATCAGTTTATTGCGGTGCGCTTACCCTATCAAATTCAAAAAGATGAGCACGAAGCTCAGCAAGCTTGCCAATTTATTCAGCCGACCAAATTAGTCACCATCAATGTGCATCAAGGGGTCGATGGTGTGCATCAGGCGACTTTAACTGCCTTTGTCGAAGCGGGATTGCATTCACCGGATGCGGCAAAAGTTGATTTTATTAAAGGTAACGTGAAAGCGCGCATGCGCATGATTGCCCAATATGAGTTAGCCGGTTTAGTGGGCGGGCTTGTAGTGGGAACCGATCATAGCGCCGAGAATATCACCGGTTTTTATACCAAATGGGGTGATGGCGCCTGCGATCTTGCGCCTTTATTTGGCCTTAACAAACGCCAAGTACGTCAAGTTGCGGCATATTTGGGCGCGCCAGAGTCCTTAGTTTATAAAGCGCCAACCGCGGATTTGGAAGACAATCAACCGCTACTGGAAGATGAAGTCGCGCTCGGGCTGACCTACGAGCAAATCGATGATTTCCTTGAAGGGAAAGAAGTCGGCAAGGATATTGAAGAAAAACTTATCAATATCTACAAGGCCACGCAGCATAAGCGTCAACCTATCCCCACTATTTACGATTAA
- a CDS encoding inosine/guanosine kinase has translation MKFPGQRKSKHYFPVKTRDPLLEQLTQQPQPFATYVSGIDQTLVDIEAKVEDELLSRYGLPKGNSTLINDEQAHALYTELKQHGLISDEFAGGTIGNTVHNYSILADDRSVLFGVMSQNIEVGSYAYRYLCNTSSKVDLNFLQPVDGPIGRCFTLISDCGERTFAISKGAMDKLTPEYIDKDVVQGSSALVLTAYLMRASGGDRITDAAMCAIEYAKAADVPVVLTLGTRFLIEEDPVWWQNFIQEHVTILAMNEDEGEALTGFRDPLLASEKALEWCDMVLTTAGPIGLYTAGYTDDAEKRETSHTLLPGAIPEFNRYEFSRPKLKRDCENPIKVFAHISPYMGGPEKIGNTNGAGDGALSALLHDLAANTFHKTNVPGSSKHKRDGLCYSSFSQICKYANRVAYEVLAQHSPRLSRGLPEREDSLEESYWER, from the coding sequence ATGAAGTTTCCCGGTCAGCGCAAATCGAAACATTATTTCCCGGTCAAAACCCGTGACCCATTGCTTGAGCAATTAACCCAGCAACCTCAACCCTTTGCGACTTATGTCAGCGGTATAGATCAAACCCTAGTGGATATCGAAGCCAAGGTAGAGGATGAGTTGCTCAGCCGTTATGGTTTACCTAAGGGCAATTCGACTCTGATCAATGACGAGCAAGCGCATGCCCTGTATACAGAGCTGAAACAACACGGTTTGATCAGTGATGAGTTCGCGGGCGGCACTATTGGTAACACAGTGCACAATTATTCTATTTTGGCCGATGACCGCTCAGTGCTGTTTGGGGTGATGAGCCAAAATATCGAAGTTGGTAGTTACGCCTACCGTTATCTTTGTAACACTTCCTCTAAGGTTGACCTTAACTTCCTGCAACCCGTCGATGGTCCTATCGGCCGTTGTTTCACGCTGATTTCGGATTGCGGTGAGCGTACCTTTGCGATCAGTAAAGGGGCGATGGACAAGTTAACCCCAGAATACATTGATAAAGACGTAGTGCAGGGCAGCTCTGCCTTGGTATTAACCGCCTATTTAATGCGCGCCAGCGGCGGCGACAGGATCACCGATGCGGCCATGTGTGCGATTGAATACGCCAAAGCCGCCGACGTCCCCGTGGTATTGACCTTAGGCACCCGCTTCTTAATCGAAGAAGATCCCGTTTGGTGGCAAAACTTTATCCAAGAGCATGTAACCATTTTGGCGATGAACGAAGATGAAGGCGAGGCCTTAACCGGATTTCGCGATCCGCTGCTTGCCAGCGAAAAAGCCCTCGAGTGGTGTGATATGGTGTTAACCACCGCGGGCCCCATCGGGCTTTATACCGCAGGTTATACCGATGATGCCGAAAAGCGTGAAACCAGCCATACACTGCTGCCCGGTGCTATCCCCGAATTTAACCGTTATGAGTTCTCGCGTCCGAAGTTGAAGCGTGACTGCGAAAACCCGATTAAAGTGTTTGCCCATATTTCGCCTTACATGGGCGGCCCCGAGAAAATCGGCAACACTAACGGCGCCGGTGATGGCGCGTTATCGGCGTTATTGCACGATTTGGCGGCCAATACCTTCCACAAGACCAATGTGCCAGGCTCAAGCAAGCACAAGCGTGATGGTCTGTGTTATTCGTCATTCTCGCAAATTTGTAAGTACGCTAACCGCGTGGCTTACGAGGTGTTGGCGCAGCATAGTCCGCGTCTCTCCCGTGGTTTACCTGAGCGTGAAGACAGTTTAGAAGAATCCTACTGGGAAAGATAA
- the hemH gene encoding ferrochelatase: protein MLACRGIWLIKGNTLTSPSPAFGVLLVNLGTPDEPTPKAVKRFLKQFLSDPRVVDLSPWLWQPILQGIILNTRPAKVAKLYQSVWTEQGSPLMVISEQQAQKLATDLSATFNQTIPVELGMSYGNPSIESGFAKLKAQGAERIVVLPLYPQYSCSTVASVFDAVAQYFTQVRDIPELRFSKQYFDHEAYIAALAHSVKRHWKTLGQADKLILSFHGIPLRYATEGDPYPEQCRATAKLLAQALELTEGQWQVCFQSRFGKEEWLTPYADELLADLPRQGVKSVDVICPAFATDCLETLEEISIGGKETFLHAGGEAYHFIPCLNDDELHIELLRQLVQEQAQPWIRAE from the coding sequence ATGTTAGCCTGCCGAGGTATTTGGCTGATAAAAGGTAACACATTGACTTCTCCCTCTCCTGCGTTTGGCGTGTTATTGGTCAATCTCGGCACGCCTGATGAACCCACTCCCAAAGCGGTTAAGCGATTCCTCAAACAGTTTTTAAGTGATCCTCGGGTCGTCGATTTGTCCCCTTGGCTGTGGCAGCCGATTTTGCAGGGGATAATCCTTAACACCCGACCCGCCAAGGTGGCCAAACTTTATCAGAGCGTATGGACGGAGCAGGGCTCACCGCTGATGGTGATAAGTGAGCAGCAGGCGCAAAAGTTAGCCACGGATCTGAGCGCGACCTTTAATCAAACCATTCCGGTAGAACTCGGCATGAGCTATGGCAATCCTTCGATTGAGAGCGGCTTTGCCAAACTCAAGGCCCAAGGCGCCGAACGTATCGTGGTGCTGCCGCTGTATCCACAATATTCCTGCTCCACTGTCGCTAGTGTGTTCGATGCTGTGGCGCAGTATTTTACCCAAGTGCGTGACATTCCTGAGCTGCGTTTCAGCAAACAGTATTTCGACCATGAAGCCTATATCGCGGCTTTAGCACATTCGGTTAAGCGCCATTGGAAAACCCTCGGGCAGGCCGATAAGTTGATTTTATCCTTCCATGGTATTCCGTTGCGGTATGCCACCGAAGGCGATCCCTATCCTGAGCAGTGCCGCGCGACGGCCAAGTTATTAGCGCAGGCGCTGGAGTTAACCGAAGGGCAATGGCAGGTGTGTTTCCAATCCCGCTTCGGTAAAGAAGAGTGGTTAACCCCCTATGCCGATGAGTTGCTGGCCGATTTACCTCGCCAAGGCGTAAAAAGTGTCGATGTCATTTGCCCAGCCTTTGCCACCGATTGCCTTGAAACCTTGGAAGAAATTTCCATTGGCGGTAAAGAGACTTTCCTGCATGCGGGCGGCGAGGCCTATCACTTTATTCCCTGTTTAAATGATGATGAGCTCCATATCGAGCTGCTCAGGCAACTGGTGCAAGAACAAGCTCAACCTTGGATACGCGCAGAGTGA
- the adk gene encoding adenylate kinase, giving the protein MRIILLGAPGAGKGTQAQFIMEQYGIPQISTGDMLRAAVKAGTPLGLEAKKVMDAGQLVSDDLIIGLVKERIAQDDCVKGFLLDGFPRTIPQADAMAANGISIDHVIEIDVPDEEIVKRMSGRRVHPGSGRVYHVVFNPPKVEGKDDVTGEDLAIRPDDEEATVRKRLGIYHEQTKPLVEYYGKVAAAGNTQYHKFDGTQSVAAVSEQLASVLK; this is encoded by the coding sequence ATGCGCATTATCCTATTGGGCGCCCCAGGTGCCGGTAAAGGTACCCAGGCCCAGTTCATTATGGAACAGTATGGTATCCCACAAATTTCTACTGGCGACATGTTACGTGCTGCCGTTAAAGCCGGTACTCCGCTGGGTTTAGAAGCGAAGAAAGTGATGGATGCAGGCCAACTGGTTTCTGATGATCTGATCATTGGACTGGTTAAAGAGCGTATCGCACAGGACGACTGTGTTAAAGGTTTCCTGTTAGACGGTTTCCCACGCACTATCCCACAAGCGGATGCGATGGCGGCAAACGGTATCAGCATTGATCACGTGATCGAAATCGATGTGCCAGACGAAGAAATCGTTAAGCGCATGAGCGGTCGTCGCGTTCACCCAGGTTCTGGCCGTGTTTACCACGTGGTATTCAATCCACCTAAAGTGGAAGGCAAGGATGATGTGACTGGCGAAGACTTAGCAATCCGTCCAGATGACGAAGAAGCCACAGTGCGTAAGCGTTTAGGCATTTACCACGAGCAAACTAAGCCATTGGTTGAATACTATGGCAAAGTGGCTGCGGCGGGTAACACTCAATACCACAAGTTTGATGGTACTCAGTCGGTAGCGGCTGTGAGTGAACAGTTAGCCAGCGTGCTGAAATAA
- a CDS encoding co-chaperone YbbN: protein MDNILDLTKDNIQQVVDASMQQLVVMVFWAQPQPQSVAMVQTLEQLAAQHAGRFVLAKVNCETELEIANYFRIQALPTTLVLDKGQPIDGFAGMQEAVQVSAMLEKHLPPLWQLQLEQAKALLALSQVSAEDLSTAAVLLKDAYSASNQAAEVSLVLADVYLMQGELAQAQLLLEQIGLADQDGYYQSLKAKLTLALDAADTPEIRDLQQKFEHNPQDLVLLLELCKALHSAHRDEEALAHLYSVLSKDLTAENGKVKQVFMEILTALGQGNSLANQYRRKLYTLLY, encoded by the coding sequence ATGGACAATATCCTCGATCTAACGAAAGACAATATTCAGCAAGTGGTTGATGCTTCGATGCAGCAACTGGTGGTGATGGTGTTTTGGGCCCAGCCACAGCCGCAGAGTGTTGCCATGGTGCAAACACTCGAGCAGCTTGCCGCGCAGCATGCTGGCCGTTTTGTGCTGGCGAAAGTGAACTGCGAAACCGAGCTGGAAATCGCTAACTATTTCCGCATTCAAGCACTACCGACCACCTTAGTGCTCGATAAGGGCCAGCCAATCGATGGCTTTGCGGGCATGCAAGAGGCGGTGCAGGTGAGCGCTATGCTGGAGAAACACTTGCCACCCCTATGGCAATTACAGCTTGAGCAAGCCAAAGCCCTGTTAGCCTTAAGCCAAGTGTCGGCGGAGGATTTATCCACGGCGGCCGTGTTACTGAAAGACGCCTACAGCGCCTCAAATCAGGCGGCCGAGGTGAGTTTAGTGCTTGCCGATGTGTACTTGATGCAGGGGGAACTCGCTCAAGCGCAGCTGCTACTCGAACAGATTGGCCTTGCCGATCAAGACGGTTATTACCAAAGCTTAAAGGCGAAATTAACCCTTGCTTTGGATGCGGCGGACACGCCAGAAATTCGTGATTTGCAGCAGAAGTTCGAGCATAATCCGCAGGATTTAGTGTTATTACTCGAACTTTGTAAGGCCCTGCATTCGGCCCATCGAGACGAAGAAGCGCTCGCACATTTATACAGTGTGTTATCTAAGGATTTAACCGCTGAAAATGGCAAGGTAAAACAAGTCTTTATGGAAATTTTAACGGCGCTTGGGCAAGGCAATAGTCTGGCGAATCAGTACCGCCGTAAGCTCTATACCTTGCTCTATTAA
- the htpG gene encoding molecular chaperone HtpG, producing MSQQETHGFQTEVKQLLHLMIHSLYSNKEIFLRELVSNAADAADKLRYLALTNDALYEGDGELRVRISADKEKGTVTIEDNGVGMTRDGVIEHLGTIAKSGTAEFFKNLSGEASKDSQLIGQFGVGFYSAFIVAKKVTVRTRAAGHKANEAVLWESEGEGSFTVDTITKASRGTEITLHLRDEEKEFADEWRLRSIITKYSDHISVPVEMWQEGTPERDGPDGEKIPATEGYWKVMNKATALWMRNKSEISDEEYQEFYKHISHDYTDALLWSHNRVEGKQEYTNLLYIPSKAPWDLWNRDRKHGLKLFVQRVFIMDDAEQFMPSYLRFVQGLIDSNDLPLNVSREILQDNHITKAMRTGITKRVLGMLEKLAKDDAEKYQQFWAEFGQVLKEGPAEDFANRERIAGLLRFASTHTGSAAPTVSLDDYLSRMKEGQNKIYYIVADSHEAAANSPHLELLRKKGIEVLLMSERIDEWLINHLTEYKEKQLHSVTRGELELGELEDAAEKEAQEKLAEESAPLVERIKAALGASVADVKVTSRLTDTPACVVTGEGEMSSQMIKLMQAAGQPVPEVKPTFEVNPAHPLVSRLNDLQDEAAFADWSNLLLQQAQLSEKGSLADPSAFIKLMNQMLLANLK from the coding sequence ATGTCACAACAAGAAACTCATGGTTTTCAAACTGAAGTCAAACAGCTGTTGCATTTGATGATCCATTCTTTGTATTCCAACAAAGAAATTTTCTTGCGTGAACTGGTCTCCAACGCTGCGGATGCGGCCGATAAGCTGCGTTACCTTGCGTTGACCAACGACGCGCTATACGAAGGTGACGGTGAGCTACGTGTGCGCATTAGCGCAGACAAAGAAAAAGGCACTGTAACCATCGAAGACAACGGCGTAGGTATGACCCGCGATGGTGTGATTGAGCATTTAGGCACGATCGCTAAATCGGGCACCGCTGAATTCTTTAAAAACCTCTCTGGCGAAGCCTCAAAAGATTCGCAATTAATCGGCCAGTTCGGTGTGGGCTTCTATTCCGCCTTTATCGTGGCGAAAAAAGTCACTGTACGCACCCGTGCGGCAGGCCATAAGGCCAATGAAGCCGTATTGTGGGAATCGGAAGGTGAGGGCAGTTTCACCGTCGATACCATCACTAAGGCGAGCCGTGGTACCGAGATTACCCTGCACCTGCGTGATGAAGAGAAAGAATTTGCCGATGAGTGGCGCCTGCGCTCCATCATCACTAAATACTCAGACCATATCTCTGTACCAGTTGAAATGTGGCAGGAAGGCACCCCTGAGCGCGATGGCCCAGACGGTGAAAAAATCCCTGCAACCGAAGGTTACTGGAAGGTCATGAACAAGGCGACTGCGCTGTGGATGCGCAATAAGTCTGAGATCAGTGACGAAGAGTACCAAGAATTTTATAAGCATATTTCCCACGACTACACAGACGCACTGCTGTGGAGCCATAACCGCGTTGAAGGTAAACAGGAATACACTAACCTGTTGTATATCCCTTCAAAAGCGCCATGGGATCTGTGGAACCGCGACCGTAAGCATGGCCTGAAACTCTTTGTTCAGCGCGTGTTTATTATGGATGACGCCGAGCAGTTTATGCCATCTTACCTGCGCTTTGTGCAGGGTTTGATTGACTCAAACGATCTGCCGCTGAACGTGTCACGCGAGATTTTACAGGACAACCACATCACCAAAGCGATGCGCACCGGTATCACTAAGCGCGTGCTGGGCATGTTGGAAAAACTGGCAAAAGACGATGCAGAAAAATACCAACAATTCTGGGCCGAATTTGGTCAAGTGTTGAAGGAAGGTCCAGCGGAAGACTTTGCAAACCGTGAACGTATTGCCGGCTTATTGCGTTTTGCGTCTACCCATACGGGCAGCGCGGCACCGACTGTGTCACTCGATGACTACTTAAGCCGCATGAAGGAAGGCCAAAACAAGATTTACTATATCGTTGCCGACAGCCACGAAGCGGCCGCCAACAGCCCACACTTAGAACTGCTGCGTAAGAAAGGCATCGAAGTGTTGCTGATGTCAGAACGTATCGACGAGTGGTTAATCAATCACTTAACCGAATACAAAGAGAAGCAACTGCATTCAGTGACCCGTGGCGAGCTGGAATTAGGTGAGCTGGAAGATGCGGCCGAGAAGGAAGCGCAGGAGAAGCTTGCCGAAGAGTCTGCGCCATTGGTTGAACGCATCAAGGCGGCATTAGGCGCTAGCGTGGCCGATGTGAAAGTCACTTCACGCTTAACCGATACCCCAGCCTGTGTGGTGACGGGTGAAGGTGAGATGTCGAGCCAGATGATCAAACTGATGCAAGCTGCGGGTCAGCCAGTGCCAGAGGTCAAGCCGACGTTTGAGGTAAACCCAGCGCATCCATTAGTGTCGCGCTTAAACGATCTTCAAGATGAAGCCGCCTTCGCCGATTGGTCGAATCTGTTATTGCAACAGGCGCAATTGTCGGAGAAGGGCAGCTTAGCCGATCCATCGGCCTTTATTAAGCTGATGAACCAAATGCTATTGGCGAACCTGAAGTAA